The following nucleotide sequence is from Phycisphaera sp..
GTTCTCGCCGTATTGGGCCTCGAGGGGATCGATGACCTGGAAGTCGAGGCAGCCGGGCAGCGGATCGCAGCCGCGGTCGAAGTCGTTCTGGTAGGCCAGGAAGTCGAACAGCGTCAGCTCGCCGTCACGGTCCCAGTCGGCCAGCGGGTCGCCGGAGACGAAGGCGTTCTGGAACGCCAGGAAGTCGAAGATCGTGAGCCGACCGTCGCCGTCGAGGTCGGCCCGACACCCCGTTTGCGCGAAGGCCGGAGACAAGCCCCCAGCCAGCAGTGCTGCCGCGGCGATGGTGAGACGACGTTTCCACGAGTGCAGTAGCATGGCGTATTCCTTTATGTTTTGTGTGCGTGCCACTACAAGAGCGGAAAGCACCGCCACAAGTCACGCAGGGAAGCCACATACATAAATTGGATGTTAGATTGGGCAAATGGGGCAATGCACTCGACGATGTGCCGCGCGGTGCGTTGTTCGAATCTGGGTTCATATACCAGAACTCGTCGGCAACGCGACACGCCACTCAGCCCCGGAACAATGCCTCGAAGGCCACGAAATCGGCAACATCGAACACGCCGTCGTCGTCGATGTCCGCCCGCGGATCCCGCTCCATCCAGAACGCCTGGAACCGCAGGTAATCGAAGATCGTCAGCGCCCCGTCGCGGTCCAGGTCGGCCGGGTGCCGCACGAATTCTTCGGCCAGCCGCAGCGTGCCCTCGAGTAGCTCCTCGCCCGCCGGCAGGATCTGGTCGGGCGGCGGATCGAAGCCCGGCAGCGTGATGGGCGGCGTCGGTCGCAGTTCGATGGTCCACGAGAGCGCATCGAGCTCGCCGTAGAACCAATCGGTCGAGTTGCCGCTGTACAGGTAGAGCACCGTTGCGCCGGTGCCCACCTCGTACTCGGCCCCCGTCGCGTCGCGCACGCCATCGGCGAAGATGTTGCCAAGCTCGTTCATCTCGGCGATATCGACCGGCTCTTCGAGTTGGTAGCCCCATGGGCTGAGCACGAACTGGCTGAACGTGTGGACGTCCAAATGCCCGACGACCCGATCTCGTAAACCGTCGATGGCGTCCATGTACACCCGCAGCTCGGGCTCGCTGAAGGGCTCCACGCCGCGGTACGTCCCGCTCCCGGGGTTCGAGCTGGACCCAAGCCCGCCCCACTCATACGACCAGTTTCGATTGAGGTCGACACCGCGCAGGCGATCGTCGATCACGCGCTTGTTCTTTCGCCAGAAGCGCTCATCGGTCCAGGTGTAATCGAACCCATCCGGATTCACCATTGGCAGGAACACCCACTCAAGCTCGTCGAGCAGCCTGGTGATGCGCGCATCGCTGCCATATCCAGACACGAGCTGCTCGATCATGAACGTCGTGGCCGCCGCGCTCAGCCACTCCCGCGCATGCTGGCAGGCGTTGATCACAAACACCGGCTTGTCCGCGCGTCCATCGCCGTTGAGCACGATGCCGGGGATGTCGCGGCCCTCGAGCGATTGGCCGAGCGTCTCGAGCCGTGCGATGCCGGGGTTTGAGTCGACGATGGACTGCCAACGCGTGCGGAACTCGTCAAGCGTGCGATACTCCTCGTACCACTGCACGTCATCGCGCTGCGATCTCGCCGCAATCCGGGCTCGCTCGGCGTCCACGGCCACCTGGAGATCATCAACGACGACCCGGTGCTCAAGTTCGAGTTCAAGGAACCGCGCGTACTGCTCGGGGCTCAGCCGGATATCAACCGGCCGCAAGGGCACGACCCGGTGCGTCCACAGGTCGGGCGACAACGGCTCGATCGCCTCCATCACCGCGCGCGTGGCCATCGGCAGGCGAACCTGCTTGTGCCCCGCGTACGGCTTTTCGGCCTCCTGCGCAACCGCCATACTCGCAAGCGCAAACACCGCGCACGCCTTTGATACCCTTGCCAGCATGTCCGCCCCCTTCGCGTGTGCCTTACAGATCGAACAGGGTCTGGAAACCCAGGAAATCGAAGATCGTAAACGCGCCGTCGGCGTCGATGTCCGCGGCCGGATCCTCGGCCTCCCACAACGTCTGGAACAGCAGGAAGTCGAAGATGGTCAGGGCACCATCACGATCCAGGTCCGCCGGATGCGGCGGAGCGCAATCGATCTCGAGCACCAACTCGTCGATGCCAGCCTCGACGATCGAGCCTGGGTCTTCGTCGGCGGCCACGAACAGCAGACGCATCTCGGCTGTCGGCTCGACCACGTCGGCGATGCGGTACCGCCGGGTCTCCCAGCCAACCGTCGAGGCGTTCGTCGCATCGAGCAATTCCCACGATGCGCCGTCGTTGTTGCTGATGAGTACGGCGAACGTGTCCTGTGCGGGTGCCGAGCCCTGATCGTTGCTGTACCACAGCGCGAACGATACAAACGGATCGGGGTTCACCTTGCCGCCCGTTACCGTCGCGTCAAAAAGCGGGGATACCAGCGAAGTGAACCCGTTGTCGACGTCAAACTCGCCTAGGGAGTCGCCCGCACGCCCATCGGTGAACCAGCCGTTGGTGCCATCGGCCGACGCGTCGTCCTCGGGCTGCGCATCGGTCGCCTCGGGGTCGGCGTTGCCCCATTGCCCGCGCTCGGCAGTGTCGTCGGGCAGGCCCGCGATCCACTCGCCCTCGATCTCGCACGCGTCCCGCAATACCACAATTGGATCGCTCACGCTATGCGTGAACACGCCAAACTCCGGGTAACGGAACAGCGTGCCCCCCACCGTCGCCGCCTCGACATAAAACTCGCCAAGCTCGCCGCACTGGAGCAGCCCCATCTCTATCGAGTAGTCCTCGCCCTCGATGTGCTCAACCGTCGCGGGCTCGAACGCGTCGCCCGGACCCTCGCGGAAGAAGCCGCGCACCGTCGCCGGGTCGAGCTCGTCCAGGCCGTCGCGGACCTCGAACAGGCGGACCGATGTCTCGCCCGCGGGCGTGCCACCATCCTGCGGCGACACGTGGAAGCGCAGCGGCTGGGCCATCTGCTCGGCCAGCCGCAGCACGCCCTCGGTCAACTCTCGCCCGGCCGGCAGGATCTGATCGGGCTCGGGATCGAACCCGCCCGCGCCACGCGATTGCGGACGCAGTTCGATCGTCCAGCCAAACCCGACCCCACCGAACTCGCCATACACCCAGTCCTTGGCCGAGCCGCTGGTCAGGTACAGCCCGCTGCTGCCCTGGGCCGCGGTATAGGTCGCGCCCGTTTCGTCCAGGATGCCCGCCGCGACGACGTCGCCCAGCTCTTGGAACACCGAATCGTCCTCGGAGGGATCGAACGTGTACCCCAGCGGGTGCAGCACGAGCTGGCCATAGGTATGCACGTCCAGGTGGACCACCACGCGATCGGTCTTGCCATCAACGAACGACGTGAACGTTTGCAGCTCGGGCTCGGTAAAGGGGCCCGTGCCGCGATACGTCTGGCTGCCCGGGTCGTCGCTCGCGCCCGGCTGGCCCCACGCGACCGACCAGTTGCGGTTCAGGTCGACGCCGAACTCGTCGCTGCCGTCGATGTCGCGCCGGTTCTTGCGCCAGAAGCGCTCGTCGGTCCAGGTAAAGTCGAACCCGTCGGGATTCAACATGGGCGCGAACACCCACTCCAACTCATCAAGCAGCCGCGTGATGCGCGGATCATCGCCGTACCCCTCAACCAATTGCTCGATCAGGTACGTCACCGCCGCGGGGCTCACCCACTCGCGGGCGTGCTGGCAGGCGTTGATCAGCATCACGGGCTTGCCCGCCTCGCCGTTGCCGTTGAGCACGAACCCCGGCATGTCGCGACCCTCGAGCGACTGGCCGATGACCTGGAAGCCCGTCACATCGGGGTTCAGGTCCGCGATCGACTGCCACCGCACCCAGTACTCATCCAGCGTGCGGTACTCGTCGTAGAACGTCAGGTCGTCCTGCGCGCCGCGCGCGTCGATCCGCGCCCGCTCGGCATCCACCACCGCTTGCAGGTTTTCCGCCATAACCGTGTGCGTGAGTTCGAGGCCGACGAACCGGGCGTACTGCTCAGGGCTCAGCCTCAGCTCGATCGGTTGCATGGGGATGATCGTGTGGGTCCACACGTCGGCCCCCAGCGGCTCGATCGCCTCGAGCACCCGCCGTGTCGCCACGGGGAGCTGGACGAGCTTGTGCCCCTCGTAGGGCTTGGCCGATTGCTGCTGGCCAACGTCCTGGCCGGTGGCCGTTCCGGCCCACGCCAGAAGGACACAGGCCGACACCGAAGCACTGCACGCCATCGCACGCACACCCGAAGCGGAAAGAAGCGACATGGGCAAGTTCTCCATTAGATAAGCCGAGGGCCGCACGCCCTCCAACATCCGTACGGCTCACCGGCCCGACCCGTTTCGGTCATCGGCAGAGACCCGTACCATTGGGCCGCAATGACCGAGAATACGGGCAATCCCCCCGCCGCCGGCAGGCTCCAACACACGGTCTCCCTCGCCGGGCTCGGCCTCGGGCCGGTGGTCGCCATCCTCGTTGGGCTGCTCCTGCCCGACACCCTCCCCGGGGCCGAGGCCGCCATCGAGCTCACCCGCCCCGCTCGCATCACGGCCGCAGTCGCCGCACTCATGGCGATCTGGTGGCTCACCGAGGCCATTCCCCTGAGCGCGACCGCCCTGCTGCCCCTGGCGCTGCTGCCACTCCTGCGCGCGATGGGCATGGCCGACGCGGCCGCCCCGTACGCCAACCCGGTCATCTTCCTCTTCCTTGGCGGGTTCATGCTCGGGTTGGCCATGGAACGCTGGGGCCTGCACAAGCGCATCGCCCTGCTCGTCATCATGGCCGTTGGCTCGGGCCCGCGTTCCATCATCGCCGGCTTCATGATCGCCACGGCCATGCTGAGCGCATTCGTGTCCAACACTGCGACGGTCATCATGCTCATCCCCATCGCTACCAGCGTGCTGGCCACGGTGCATGACAACCCCGACGCGCCCCCCGGTGCCCGCCAACGCTTCGCAACATGCCTCGTGCTCGCAATCGCATACTCAGCATCGATCGGTGGTGCTGCCACACTCATTGGCACACCACCCAACGCGGTCTTGGCCGGATTCGTAGCCGACCAGGGCGAGCGCACTCTGAGTTTCGGTCGCTGGTTGCTGCACGCACTCCCGCTCGTTGTTGTGTTGCTGCCGATTTGCTTCGTATTGCTGACCGGCCCGATGTTCCGAGTGCGTGGCAGCGTCGGCGGGAGCCGATCGGCGGTTCGTACGCAATTCCACGAACTCGGCCGGATGAAGCCCGGCGAATGGGTGGTGCTCGTTATCTTCTCGATCACGGCCCTCCTGTGGATATTCCGCAAGGTCATCAACAGCCAGGATTTCATGACCCAAGCTGGCCTGAGGCTCAGCGACGCCCAGATCGCCATGTTCGCCGCCATCGCGCTCTTCGTTGTGCCGGTCGACAAGAAGTGCCGTACGTTCGCTATGGACTGGGACACCGCGTCGCGCGCACCCTTCGGCATCTTGCTGCTGTTCGGCGGCGGCTTGAGCCTGGCCGCGGCGGTATCGGCGACGGGCCTCGACGTTGCAATCGGGCAACAGTTCGCGCTCCTGCAAGGCATGCCGCTGTGGGTCATCGTGCTCGGCTTGTGCTTGCTGGTCACGTTCCTCACCGAACTCACCAGCAATACCGCCGTGACCACCGCGCTGCTTCCCGTGCTCGCGGCTGCTGCGCCGGTGATGGGCGTCGACGCGGCCTACCTCTTGCTACCGGCGGCAGTCTCGGCCTCGTGCGCGTTCATGCTGCCCGTGGCCA
It contains:
- a CDS encoding DASS family sodium-coupled anion symporter, whose translation is MTENTGNPPAAGRLQHTVSLAGLGLGPVVAILVGLLLPDTLPGAEAAIELTRPARITAAVAALMAIWWLTEAIPLSATALLPLALLPLLRAMGMADAAAPYANPVIFLFLGGFMLGLAMERWGLHKRIALLVIMAVGSGPRSIIAGFMIATAMLSAFVSNTATVIMLIPIATSVLATVHDNPDAPPGARQRFATCLVLAIAYSASIGGAATLIGTPPNAVLAGFVADQGERTLSFGRWLLHALPLVVVLLPICFVLLTGPMFRVRGSVGGSRSAVRTQFHELGRMKPGEWVVLVIFSITALLWIFRKVINSQDFMTQAGLRLSDAQIAMFAAIALFVVPVDKKCRTFAMDWDTASRAPFGILLLFGGGLSLAAAVSATGLDVAIGQQFALLQGMPLWVIVLGLCLLVTFLTELTSNTAVTTALLPVLAAAAPVMGVDAAYLLLPAAVSASCAFMLPVATPPNAVAFASGRVTIGQMARTGVVLNVLFACIITLWVMLVAPSVFG